Below is a window of Mycolicibacterium rhodesiae NBB3 DNA.
AAACGGGGCATGCTGTTCATGCAGCTGGCCGGTGAATTGCATTACCGGACACAGGGTTTCCTCGGCGATCTCACCGAACTCGTCGCCGAGGCGACGCTGGCCGCCGTTGCTGACGGAAGTTTCGCCGTCGCGCTGCGCCACCTCGATGGCGTCGTTCTGTCCGAACGCGCCGAGGACAAGATCTTTTCGTCGTAAGTCTTCTAGAGGGGTCATCGTGTGGCGCCCGGGTTCATGACGAGATCGCGCAACGTCGCTTGCGCAACGGATCCAAGGGTCTGGCCGAAACGCCGGTAGGCGATGCGCTGGACCGACGTAGGTGGGGCGATCCAGCCAGGGCTCGTCTGCAGCGGCGCCTGCGCGATCTCACACCACATCCATGCGATGGCGTAGGGCGTCGTCGCGGGCCGTCGGTCCGGCGGCATCGACGCGCGCCACCGCGGTAACCACCGATGCTGGTCCAGCACGAGCGCGCGCACGCGGTCCTCTCGTCGGCGGAAGTCCCGATCGTGCGACAACATCGACGATGCGTGGTGCACCGCCCCGGCAAACACGGCTGGCATGACGCGCATGCCGGCGAGGGCTCGCCGAGCCGCGTCGTTTGCGATCGCGGGGTCCAACCCGATTCGGGCGGCGGCCTGTGGCCAGCTGTTGGCGGATAACGAAGCCCTCACCACACAGAGCGAGACGTACAGGCGACCAGTCCACGGGGCGACGCTCAGCATGTCGTCGAATATCCGGTCATAGATCTCGGTATCGATCAACTGCGGGATCGCGGCCGCGGACCGCCGCGCAGACATCGAACCGAACGCGCTTCGATGACGGCGACCGGCGGTCGCGGCGTCAATCACCAGATCCACTGCCGGAGTCCGCGTCGTTCGGCTCATCAACCATCCCCGCGGCCCGTCGGGAAGCCCGGCGATCGCACCGAGCCAGGGACGAAGACGTGCCGCTGCAGCGTCGGCGGTGTCTTCGCCGAGGATGCCCACTGCTGCGGCCAATAAGCCAGCGCGGATTTTCGCATGCTGCAGCGCGTAGGGCAACATCGACCGGCCACGTGACGCGCGAGATGGCGGCCGAGTCCAAAAGCAAAGGTCGGCGTCGGGCCAGTCGACGAACCCCGGCCGACCACGCCGGGACAACAGCTCCACCAGCAGTGTCAGCAGGCTGCACACTTCGCCCAATAGCACCGAGGGTGCGCTGCGCACACCCAACACCGGATGAGAACGGCCCTCCAGAGCATTGAGCACAACACGAGTGGCATCGACCTGCATCTCGCCGGTGCCCTCGACGGCATGGTCAGCCGCCAGGTGTGGACACGGCCTGGACAGACCGATCAGATTCCCACAGGCATGTACTGACCCGGACGCCAATCCCAACGGCGCGTTCGAATGGGAGCGAAATCGCTGCAAGCACCCGCGGCAATGCGTGACCAACACGGTGGCGTGTTCGACGCAGACCGCCGCGATGGGCAGTCGCCACTGCACACGCCAGATGGCGTCCTCGGCCAGACACCGAGGACAGACTTGCGACCCGAACCCCGGCGCCGTCCTTCGACCGCGCGTCGGCCGACAGTACCGAGCTTGAGCCGCATATGGCCAAACTGCGGCCGGGAACGCGGCGAACCGAGCCAAGGTGGCGTCGAGGACCGAATCAACCTGCAGTCCACTGATTTCGCAGATCCGCCGAACCGCCGACGGATCCGGTGACGTCATCAGCGAATACGCCGCTTGAGCACTCGCGGCGATCCGATGACCGCTGAGCAAATCTAGCAACTGGCCGCGGCGAAGATGGTTCGCATCGGCCAACCGCTCCAAGTAGCCATCCAGAGCCTCGCCAGCATGCAGGACCGGGCGACTCGGCAGACGCCCCGCCGTGTCGACCGCGGGGTGGACCGCCGTCATCGCCGATCTCGCCGACCGGTGTGAATCACCATCATCGCAAGCTCGCGGATCATCGAGTAGCGACGTGAACACGCCACCGCCACCTATCCCGGGGCCGTTCCCACCCTTGCGCTACTCGACAGAGGCTCGCACGCCGCAACACTAAACCAGAATGCCCTACTAGTAGGGCTGACTTCTAGTCTTCCAGCGGGAGTACTGGATGGCGTGCCGACGCGCCCCAGTCAGAACGACCCAAAGCGTGTGGTCGCTTGGCAACGGCGGCGACGGCAAGTGGGGACGCGTATTCAAGCCCTACGTATCGACCGCGGCCTGACACAGGAGCAGCTGGCGCAGCTGTCGGGAGTGTCGCGCAACGTGTTGATGGATGTAGAGCACGGCCGCCGCGGAATCCTGCACGAGCGGCTCTTCGACATCGCCAAGGCGCTCGGCGTCTCTGCAGCCGACCTCCTTGAGGGGATACGGTAGGACGAGGCATTACCTAAGCGCCCACTTCTGCGACGGCTGCGTTCTGGGCCCGCAGGGCGACGATCTGCAGAGACCTGCAGGACGTATGTTCGGTGAATTGAGTCGCCCCGACCTCGTGCGGCAAGCCGATCGTTACCGTCGGAGCCGGGCTCAACACGACAACGCCCGTGCAAAGTTATGGCCGCGACTGCTTGCCCTACTAGTAGTACTATCCGGATAGCTAAGAGCAGGCTATGCCGTAGGAGTGTCAAGGTGGAGAAGCGTAGAAGCGGGACCGAGACGCGACAACGCACCGAGAAGTTGAACCTGCGGCTATTGCCGTCTGAGCAGCGAGCATTGCGAATGCTGGCGGCCCAAGCGGGGCACCGCAGTGTTCAGGCCTGGATCCTGGAGGCCATCGGGCCGCATCTGGAAAGTGTTCGCAACTAGCGCGAAGCGCCCTATCGCCGAGGGGAGGAGCGTCAGAGTGAACAAGGCCAGTCGCAAGCAGAGGGGTACTCGACGCCGAGCTGTCGAGTCGCGTCAACGGACTCGGCGCACTCCTCTCAAGGTCGATGATCATGGCGGCGTTGCCGTCGCAGACGTTGAACTCAACCAGCTGCTGACCGATCGAGGTTGGGTTGAGTTCGATCGGATGGACGAACTCACCGTGTATCACTGGCCACCGTCAGCTCCCGGCGAGAAACACGAATTCACCTACCTGATAATCGATTTGCGTGGCGAGCCCGGCGCCGGGCCTCCCTACCGGGTGTCGGTCGTCAACGGTGATCCATTGATGTACGAGGCCGAATCGGCGTTAGTAGCCGACCTAAACACGATCGAAGCCAGTCGGTGTGCCGGCTGCACGCATCGCCCGCTCGAAGCGGCGCGATAGCGCCCCAATCTTTCCTCCTGGAGGTGTCCTGTGAAACGTAAGACGGTAGCGGTCACGCCCGCCGCCATCCAGGCCGCGGCCAGAAAGAACACCAAGGCATCGGCACGGCTCGAAGGCCGCGAGGTATCTGCTGACTTCGTTCGCTCGCCGGCCGTCGAACGGTACATCGCCGAGTCGGGAACCAGTGACGCTCTGATACCGCGTCACGAAACCGACCGGACACAAATACAAGACGGAATGATCCAGTCCGGCACCGGCGAAGCGGCAGACGATCTGCTGTCCTTTCTCAAGACCGAGAACTGGCCGCTACTCGAGGACCGTTCACCGATCACCAAAGCCGAAGGCGAGCAGATGCTCGACGACCCGACAACAGATTGAGACGGCGGTGATCGAGTCACCCTGCGGAGGCAGCCGGCCCACCCGCCAGGCCAAAGGGTAGTCCGACAGTGAGTCACTGGAACTACCTTGTCATGCAGTCGTTCGACCAGGCCGAGTACTTCATCGCTGAGGTCTACTACGACGGCGACGTCACCCGGGGGTGGGTGGACAGAGGGCATGACTTCCTGCGGTGGGATGACTACGACGACCTCAAGGGCTCCGTCGAACTAATCCAGAAGGCGTTCGACAAGCCTCTGCTGGGGGTGGTCGAAGGTGACCGTTTGGTCGAGGGTTCTTCAACCTGACGTCAGCGGTCGCTATCGCGCCTTGGCGCCGAAGGGATGTATCTGTAGATGAGCGAACACCACGACATTCCCGAGCTCACCCCTGCGGAGCAGATGCGCGTGCGGGCCATGGTGTCCGACATGACAGAAATGGCTGCCGGACTAGGCGCCGGAACCGCCACGCCAGAGGACGTAGAGGGCGCGGTCGCTCGGATTATGTCCGTCGACGTCGAGGGAGACACCATGCTCAACGCCCTGCACGTCCCCACCGACGCTGGCCCGTTCGCTGCGGCATTGGAGACAATCCTGCGCCGGATCCCCGATGGCTGGGGACGCTGGATCAGCCACGACGCGGGCTGGTACCCAATTGTGGTCGCCCTCGATCAGCGGCTGTCCGCGATCGACCCCGAATATGTCGTGCACCAGATCAAGGAGAAATTCGGCACCCTGCGCTACTACTGCGCACCCAGCGCAGAAGAACGCAGTCCCGCGGTGTTGGATGCATTCCGCGCGATCACCGGGGAGGCCGAACGTGCCTCGGCGGT
It encodes the following:
- a CDS encoding helix-turn-helix domain-containing protein, with amino-acid sequence MPTRPSQNDPKRVVAWQRRRRQVGTRIQALRIDRGLTQEQLAQLSGVSRNVLMDVEHGRRGILHERLFDIAKALGVSAADLLEGIR